The Methanomassiliicoccales archaeon genomic sequence GAAGGCGTCATCATCGAATATCTTGAACAGAAAGAGAGAATGGGCACAGCGCACGCGATCGGCATCGCTGAGAGCGCCATGAAAGATTCATTTCTCTGCGTCAACGGCGATATCGTCGTCTCTGCATCGGACCTCAAAGAGATGATCAGTCTCCATCGCAAATATGGATCAATCGTTATGGGAGCTGTGACAGTCGAGGATCCATCGAGGTTTGGTGTCATCGAGACATCGGGAGAAAAACTTTTGAAAATTATTGAAAAGCCAAAAGTTCCAACATCGAAACTCGTCAATGCTGGTGTGTTTATCTTCACACCAGAAATTTTTCAATGGATCAGGAAGACAAAACGATCGCCGAGGGGAGAATATGAGATCACGGACAGCCTCAACATGATAGCCGCATCGCATAACGTGATCGTTTATCCTTTGAAAGAAGGTTGGATTGACGTTGGAAGACCATGGGATCTTCTCCAAGCAAACGAAATTCTGATGAGTAAAATCAAAAAACAAATCGAAGGTGTGGTGGAAAATGGTGCAACGTTGATCGGCGATGTCGTCGTTGAAAAAGGTGCGAGGGTGAGAAGCGGCTGTTATATCGAGGGACCTGTGTTCATTTCGAAGGAATGCGACATCGGACCGAACTGTTACATCAGGCCTGCGACTTGTCTTGGCAGGGGTGTGAGAGTCGGGAATGCTGTGGAAATAAAGAATTCGATCATTATGGCAGAAACGCACATCGCCCATCACAACTATGTCGGTGACAGCATCATCGGGGAGCGGTGCAATCTCGGTGCGGGGACGAAAGTGGCCAATCTTCGTTTTGACGGGAAGTCGATCAAACTGACAATGAACGGTGTTTTGATCGACTCAGGTA encodes the following:
- a CDS encoding sugar phosphate nucleotidyltransferase: MKALILAAGEGTRLRPLTSNIPKPLLLVAGKPFLSHLIAALKDAGIKEISLLVGWKSNRIKEFYGDGSAEGVIIEYLEQKERMGTAHAIGIAESAMKDSFLCVNGDIVVSASDLKEMISLHRKYGSIVMGAVTVEDPSRFGVIETSGEKLLKIIEKPKVPTSKLVNAGVFIFTPEIFQWIRKTKRSPRGEYEITDSLNMIAASHNVIVYPLKEGWIDVGRPWDLLQANEILMSKIKKQIEGVVENGATLIGDVVVEKGARVRSGCYIEGPVFISKECDIGPNCYIRPATCLGRGVRVGNAVEIKNSIIMAETHIAHHNYVGDSIIGERCNLGAGTKVANLRFDGKSIKLTMNGVLIDSG